The following proteins come from a genomic window of Ilumatobacter coccineus YM16-304:
- a CDS encoding TadE family protein encodes MSSAVDHDDELTRARLDGDDGSTSLTVALLTPIFVVLMFAAVQAALWGHARTEARVAAKSAAVQVARQGSSADDARATAAANLADAGIDDVEILITPGDGVVVVQVSGNARGILLGTSRRVRVVEAVPVEELTER; translated from the coding sequence ATGAGCTCGGCCGTCGACCACGACGATGAGCTCACCCGCGCGCGCCTCGACGGCGACGACGGATCGACCTCGCTCACCGTTGCGCTGCTCACCCCCATCTTCGTCGTGCTGATGTTCGCGGCGGTGCAGGCCGCACTGTGGGGTCACGCCCGCACCGAGGCACGCGTCGCGGCGAAGTCGGCGGCCGTCCAAGTGGCGCGGCAAGGGTCGTCGGCCGACGACGCTCGTGCCACTGCCGCAGCGAACCTCGCCGACGCCGGCATCGACGACGTCGAGATCCTCATCACCCCTGGCGACGGTGTGGTCGTGGTGCAGGTCTCGGGCAACGCGCGCGGCATCCTGCTCGGTACGTCTCGCCGGGTGAGGGTGGTCGAGGCGGTGCCGGTCGAGGAGCTGACCGAGCGATGA
- a CDS encoding type II secretion system F family protein encodes MRTTGFVLVFSLLAVTSCWMIVSGWRQPRPSLADAVERLRRRPPTTGHRVGDEPRGVDRIGAYVADTPFVQRRLASLTTLRLVGRTVHTHVGYLVVAALLGLVAPSFAVALLVITADASLGLVVPAGLSLLGAVLAPLAVHSAAVSQADAVRVDLRHQLSAYLDMVTMLLAGNSGHEGALEQAAAAGDGLLFRELRRRMREVATTGNSLVGALALVADDFELVELEQVASATALSAAEGAPVARTLAAKCSTLRSTLSADQEAKARVRNDKVTPPLVGMALLFMALIIYPALTIG; translated from the coding sequence ATGAGGACAACCGGATTCGTGCTCGTGTTCAGCCTCCTCGCCGTCACCTCGTGCTGGATGATCGTGAGCGGCTGGCGTCAGCCACGACCGTCCCTCGCCGACGCAGTCGAACGTCTCCGCCGCCGACCTCCGACCACCGGTCACCGCGTCGGCGACGAGCCGCGCGGCGTCGACCGGATCGGGGCCTACGTCGCCGATACCCCGTTCGTGCAGCGGCGGCTGGCATCTCTCACCACGCTGAGGCTCGTCGGGCGGACGGTGCACACACACGTCGGCTATCTCGTCGTGGCCGCCCTGCTCGGGCTCGTCGCACCATCGTTCGCGGTGGCGCTGCTCGTCATCACGGCCGATGCTTCGCTCGGCTTGGTCGTTCCCGCCGGATTGTCGTTGCTCGGCGCCGTGCTCGCACCGCTGGCGGTGCACAGTGCCGCCGTGTCGCAGGCCGACGCGGTTCGTGTCGACCTGCGTCATCAGCTCTCGGCGTATCTCGACATGGTGACGATGCTTCTCGCCGGCAACAGCGGGCACGAAGGCGCGCTCGAACAGGCTGCGGCAGCCGGCGACGGGTTGCTGTTCCGCGAGCTGCGACGACGCATGCGCGAAGTCGCCACCACCGGCAACAGCCTCGTCGGTGCGCTCGCGCTCGTCGCCGACGATTTCGAGCTCGTCGAACTCGAACAGGTCGCGTCGGCAACGGCACTCTCGGCTGCCGAGGGAGCGCCGGTCGCGCGGACCCTCGCGGCGAAGTGCTCGACACTGCGATCGACCCTGTCGGCGGACCAGGAAGCAAAGGCCCGCGTCCGTAACGACAAGGTCACCCCTCCACTCGTCGGCATGGCCCTGCTGTTCATGGCCCTGATCATCTACCCCGCTCTCACCATCGGCTGA
- a CDS encoding type II secretion system F family protein — translation MSLDIIVLIGSTALLLAAVVIAVAPESPAGTAPRPPIEPGLPTRLGASLAVTLAVVAMSGWLVPALVIGTASYVSVRSWQQRERTGGDDVARTDALASWIENLRDVLLAGDQPIGAIAATVPSAPAVIRPAVRRLSAALGHQDPDTAFRRFADELDDPLGDLVAAGLLIAVQRGARTVAVLTSLAEQARTQADRRRIVDAERAPIQREVLLLTLIMGALVVGLLVFGRAEYLAPYSSPGGQLFLAIVLAIYAGLLLRVQRLARFPRPSRFLTGAGGRTARPVGVPR, via the coding sequence ATGAGCCTCGACATCATCGTGCTCATCGGGTCGACTGCACTGCTCCTCGCCGCTGTCGTGATCGCTGTCGCCCCCGAGTCCCCTGCCGGGACCGCTCCGCGTCCTCCGATCGAGCCGGGGCTTCCGACCCGACTCGGCGCATCGCTGGCCGTGACGCTCGCTGTGGTGGCCATGTCGGGATGGTTGGTGCCCGCGCTCGTGATCGGCACCGCGTCCTACGTCTCCGTCCGCAGCTGGCAGCAGCGCGAGCGAACGGGTGGCGACGACGTGGCGAGAACCGACGCATTGGCGTCGTGGATCGAGAACCTCCGCGATGTCCTCCTCGCGGGCGACCAGCCGATCGGAGCGATTGCGGCAACCGTTCCCAGCGCACCCGCGGTCATCCGCCCCGCCGTCCGCCGACTCTCGGCAGCACTCGGCCACCAGGACCCCGACACGGCGTTCCGGCGGTTTGCCGACGAACTCGACGACCCGCTCGGTGATCTCGTCGCCGCCGGACTCCTCATCGCGGTGCAACGCGGTGCTCGCACCGTGGCCGTGCTCACCTCGCTCGCCGAGCAGGCCCGAACGCAGGCCGACCGACGGCGGATCGTCGACGCCGAGCGAGCGCCGATCCAGCGCGAGGTGTTGCTGCTGACACTCATCATGGGTGCACTGGTCGTCGGGCTGCTCGTGTTCGGCCGAGCCGAGTACCTGGCTCCATACAGCTCACCCGGCGGACAACTCTTCCTGGCGATCGTGCTCGCGATCTACGCCGGGTTGTTGCTCCGGGTGCAACGCCTCGCCCGGTTCCCCCGACCGAGCCGGTTCCTCACGGGCGCTGGTGGGCGAACCGCTCGACCGGTGGGAGTTCCGCGATGA
- a CDS encoding CpaF family protein, whose amino-acid sequence MSIDTGAARRGRAPHVLDPVVAVVTDRVAVRLIDAIERDEESAAPSHLATDERRQQLMVGAWISDEVAAINEDRLRTGIGPLGIDDEHDVRSRVVAELTGAGPLEPYLSDVGVEEIDVNSASSTWVTYADGRKVDVGALWASTADLTAFQKRLALRMRGTGEGRLDTSSPMLTMQSNDGSRIVMVLGGSTEHGISTHPRIAIRRFVVRQVGLDGLADLGLFPSSLVSQLRALVRCGFTMLVSGPPGAGKTTLLTELLGEVSPLERIITVEKNLLELRLEDDPRHPDAPALFTRHSNAEGEGEITTRELVELTRRLNPDRVVVGELVEDEALDMLDVASMCKRGSLATIHAHTADIVLQRLAYYVSKSNTDLPEFAVWSLIAQTVDFVVHIDLVRNAAADQPPVRTVTSIIEVGGLGEAGGVSSTEVWGLDDVGQLTQLAPLSTRHLRRLRQSGYATEEFSVNGATA is encoded by the coding sequence ATGAGCATCGACACGGGCGCGGCCAGGCGAGGGCGGGCGCCGCACGTTCTCGACCCGGTCGTCGCGGTCGTCACCGATCGAGTCGCGGTGCGCCTCATCGACGCGATCGAACGCGACGAGGAGAGCGCCGCGCCCTCGCACCTCGCCACCGATGAACGTCGACAGCAGCTGATGGTCGGCGCGTGGATCAGCGACGAGGTCGCGGCGATCAACGAAGACCGTCTCCGCACCGGTATCGGTCCACTCGGGATCGACGACGAGCACGACGTGCGATCGCGGGTCGTCGCCGAACTCACCGGAGCGGGGCCGCTCGAGCCGTATCTCTCCGACGTCGGCGTCGAGGAGATCGACGTCAACAGCGCCTCGTCCACCTGGGTCACCTACGCCGACGGACGCAAGGTCGACGTCGGCGCCCTCTGGGCATCGACCGCCGACCTCACCGCGTTCCAGAAACGGCTTGCCCTGCGCATGCGTGGCACCGGCGAGGGTCGACTCGACACATCCTCACCGATGCTCACCATGCAGTCGAACGACGGTTCTCGCATCGTGATGGTGCTCGGCGGATCGACCGAGCACGGCATCTCGACGCACCCGCGCATCGCCATCCGGCGCTTCGTCGTCCGCCAGGTCGGCCTCGACGGACTCGCCGATCTCGGCCTCTTCCCGAGCAGCCTCGTGTCGCAATTGCGCGCGCTCGTGCGATGCGGCTTCACCATGCTCGTGTCGGGGCCGCCCGGAGCGGGCAAGACCACGCTCCTCACCGAACTGCTCGGCGAGGTCTCACCGCTCGAGCGCATCATCACCGTCGAGAAGAACCTGCTCGAGCTGCGACTCGAAGACGATCCCCGGCACCCGGATGCGCCGGCGTTGTTCACGCGCCACTCGAACGCGGAGGGAGAAGGCGAGATCACCACCCGCGAACTGGTCGAGCTCACGCGACGTCTCAACCCCGACCGCGTCGTCGTCGGCGAACTCGTCGAGGACGAAGCGCTCGACATGCTCGACGTCGCATCGATGTGCAAGCGCGGTTCGCTCGCCACGATCCACGCGCACACCGCCGACATCGTGTTGCAACGCCTCGCGTACTACGTGTCGAAGTCGAACACGGACCTGCCCGAGTTCGCTGTGTGGAGCCTCATCGCCCAGACCGTCGACTTCGTCGTTCACATCGATCTGGTGCGCAACGCGGCCGCCGATCAACCGCCCGTCCGCACGGTCACATCGATCATCGAGGTCGGTGGGCTCGGCGAGGCCGGCGGCGTGTCGAGCACCGAGGTGTGGGGTCTCGACGACGTCGGTCAACTCACCCAGCTCGCGCCGTTGTCGACTCGACACCTACGACGACTCCGTCAGTCGGGCTACGCGACCGAGGAGTTCAGCGTCAACGGAGCAACGGCATGA
- a CDS encoding rhodanese-like domain-containing protein: MARRTVHDLVAEAKAEIEELSSAEAKAELDAGDAMLIDIRDIRERVEQGVIPGSVSAPRGMLEFWFDPESPYHQERFRLDGRYIFHCASGWRSALAAKVIGELGFDNVAHLETGFSGWLADGYETENIEATSKWIKRPT, from the coding sequence ATGGCACGCCGAACCGTTCATGACCTCGTCGCCGAAGCGAAAGCCGAGATCGAAGAACTCAGTTCGGCCGAAGCGAAAGCCGAGCTCGATGCCGGCGACGCGATGCTCATCGACATCCGCGACATCCGCGAGCGCGTCGAGCAGGGCGTGATCCCCGGTTCGGTGTCGGCACCACGCGGCATGCTCGAGTTCTGGTTCGACCCCGAGAGCCCGTACCACCAGGAGCGATTCAGGCTCGACGGTCGCTACATCTTCCACTGCGCCAGCGGCTGGCGGTCGGCGCTCGCAGCGAAGGTGATCGGCGAGCTCGGCTTCGACAACGTCGCGCACCTCGAGACCGGGTTCTCCGGGTGGTTGGCCGACGGCTACGAGACCGAGAACATCGAGGCGACGTCGAAGTGGATCAAGCGCCCGACCTGA
- a CDS encoding type II toxin-antitoxin system Phd/YefM family antitoxin, with the protein MNVATSRSEVGIRDLKNGLSKYIDRVEAGEEVIVTDRGRPVARLSPLDSSDDRLADLVAAGVVRPPASTTRHRSHSRIKPKGSVSDLVAEQRR; encoded by the coding sequence ATGAACGTAGCCACATCGCGATCGGAGGTCGGCATCCGCGACCTCAAGAATGGCCTCAGCAAGTACATCGACCGCGTGGAAGCTGGCGAAGAGGTCATCGTGACAGATCGGGGTCGTCCGGTCGCCCGACTCTCTCCGCTCGACTCATCGGACGATCGCCTCGCCGACCTGGTCGCGGCTGGCGTGGTTCGACCACCAGCGAGCACCACTCGTCATCGCTCCCACTCCCGAATCAAGCCGAAGGGAAGCGTGAGCGATCTCGTTGCTGAGCAGCGTCGGTGA
- a CDS encoding type II toxin-antitoxin system VapC family toxin, with amino-acid sequence MITYVDTSTLIKLIVDEQGSDRAELIWQSADSVASVSLIVVEARAALTAATRGQQLSTDQLHDAKIELAAFVDDLHLVEVTDELIERAAQLAETESLRGYDAVHLAAAVFVGASVLTSADRALCEAAERQGLHIADPLAT; translated from the coding sequence GTGATCACGTACGTCGACACCTCGACTCTGATCAAACTCATCGTCGATGAGCAGGGATCGGATCGCGCCGAACTGATCTGGCAGTCCGCTGATTCGGTGGCCTCGGTCAGCTTGATCGTGGTCGAAGCGCGCGCTGCGCTCACTGCTGCCACGCGAGGTCAGCAGCTTTCGACGGATCAACTGCACGACGCCAAGATCGAGTTGGCCGCATTCGTCGACGATCTCCATCTCGTCGAAGTGACCGACGAACTCATCGAGCGAGCCGCGCAACTCGCAGAGACCGAGTCGCTGAGGGGTTACGACGCCGTCCATCTCGCAGCAGCAGTGTTCGTCGGTGCATCGGTACTCACCAGCGCGGACCGAGCGCTGTGCGAGGCAGCCGAACGACAGGGTCTCCACATCGCCGACCCCCTCGCGACGTGA
- a CDS encoding peptidoglycan-binding domain-containing protein, producing the protein MNTPLRSTAIAIALLSVAACTSDGTSDQLGLPGEPTATAPPATATPTTAPAEPATTPAPTTPPTTPPPTTAAPTTLAPTTTAAPTTTEAPVATEPAGPFYRSGDEGGEIAVIQLKLETVGFLDPGYTAGVFDTATNQAVLDFQGQYGLIVDGVVGPETERALTAAALSVSTHAD; encoded by the coding sequence ATGAACACACCGCTCCGCTCCACCGCCATCGCCATCGCGCTGCTCAGCGTTGCTGCGTGCACGTCCGACGGCACCTCCGATCAACTGGGCCTGCCCGGCGAACCGACCGCCACCGCCCCTCCCGCCACGGCCACCCCGACCACCGCGCCCGCCGAACCGGCAACCACGCCTGCACCCACGACGCCGCCGACCACACCGCCGCCAACGACCGCGGCACCCACCACGCTCGCGCCCACCACCACGGCCGCGCCCACCACGACCGAGGCACCGGTCGCCACCGAACCCGCCGGACCGTTCTACCGAAGCGGCGACGAAGGCGGCGAGATCGCGGTGATCCAGTTGAAGCTCGAGACCGTCGGCTTCCTCGACCCCGGTTACACCGCCGGCGTGTTCGACACAGCCACCAACCAGGCCGTGCTCGACTTCCAAGGCCAGTACGGCCTCATCGTCGACGGCGTGGTCGGCCCCGAGACCGAGCGTGCCCTCACCGCCGCCGCGCTGTCGGTCAGCACGCACGCCGACTGA
- a CDS encoding LysM peptidoglycan-binding domain-containing protein yields MNKRVRNTSTIVSSLLALAALVVLVPALLLAASRARFGSSNPLSGVSRPWRWTADDVRDAVSEPLRDDAVVDLIVRGALTVVWVAVAVVTITTIIEVVHMARHRGMPTPRVRGVGWAQSIARFIAIGLVAVLPTSGFATATEAPGHTAGATLLERTLTAPSDPTTVASAPDAAPRAAFDLRSRSASTTPFIGAVDETGRSSDRGDDDDRPPIGSGGATRSTHVVERGESVWEIAEQFGDGTEALTMEIAEAILDANLGTLMADGHRFTNPALIRTGWVLQIPTAVAAVTPAVDPVDETIHPDAVVERTDTTDPAESADATPLPPENAPDSYVVVEGDTLSSVADEFLGDDDEWPLLFDANDGTTMSDGRVFDDPNLLLPGWELDVPMADGDRPGDEIDADAESNTDAAVNDGTELVPDSLPDDGDAASDDALDDVDIVTDSEPESPPSTENTTTVDEAGTPDDTAPATDTATPADDTTPHDATTTPVGEHTAPDATSGTAPASSTTTSTTTTTTTTPPASTDSAGGAADQRRPEPSPQAPSPIRLEHGALLAAGILALVGVRRARVLRAATPRARVPVPSPDVTATERKLRTIEPGEGAARLDIALRAAAHELAETGAQIGVVRLSPDGHIALRLTRPGRLDAPWVGMGQDWELPAAIPIELLAEAARRAGTPCVALAQIGVDALGRSVLLDLEAAGITAIEARRDQADEVIRAVAMAVASSLHSEVAHLVTVSMNTECLLDHQNAHRRQSVRAAIDLALALTGSTATNERSTFDLRALRTSGEAWEPAVVFLDTDDDAFARLDSEALPQPGHGLAITCAAPHGADGRAGARIVAHADRWELHAFDELSEIAPIGLTTEGLDDVTALLADAAAPTELPEPAFTEAADPVDEPFEAVPHDIVVGLMRGVEIRSANGELGVFERSKTVELIAWLATHRDRATRSAARTALWELDVRDATFANVVSEARRALGRLVPTPDGEEWLARTLNESLPLHPRVVTDADLVEQRLEHARLSAPAHAIDVLRPAVEMIRDMPFAGTSYLWPDADGITSNLVLLATTVTAELAAHALSIGDTETVFWATGHGLRVLPGHEELIALRMRARARTGDLAGVRQEWESYERVIVADAWSDGEPAPKLLELRRELLAPKP; encoded by the coding sequence ATGAACAAGCGAGTCCGCAACACCTCGACGATCGTGTCGTCGCTGCTCGCGCTCGCCGCCCTCGTCGTGCTCGTTCCCGCGTTGCTGCTGGCCGCGTCCCGAGCTCGTTTCGGCTCCTCGAACCCCCTGTCGGGCGTTTCTCGACCCTGGCGATGGACAGCCGACGACGTCCGCGACGCGGTGTCGGAACCGCTCCGCGACGATGCGGTCGTCGATCTCATCGTGCGAGGGGCGCTCACCGTGGTGTGGGTGGCGGTCGCAGTCGTGACCATCACGACGATCATCGAAGTGGTCCACATGGCTCGTCATCGTGGGATGCCGACGCCGCGGGTACGAGGTGTCGGTTGGGCACAGTCGATCGCCAGGTTCATCGCCATCGGACTCGTCGCCGTGCTCCCCACCTCCGGATTCGCCACGGCCACCGAGGCGCCAGGACACACCGCTGGGGCCACGCTGCTCGAGCGCACCCTCACCGCCCCAAGCGATCCGACAACCGTGGCGAGCGCTCCCGACGCTGCACCCCGAGCCGCGTTCGATCTTCGATCCCGCTCGGCATCGACCACACCGTTCATCGGAGCCGTCGACGAGACGGGCCGATCGTCCGACCGCGGCGACGACGACGATCGACCGCCGATCGGCAGCGGCGGAGCCACCCGCTCGACGCACGTCGTCGAGCGAGGGGAGTCGGTCTGGGAGATCGCCGAACAGTTCGGTGACGGAACGGAGGCCTTGACGATGGAGATCGCCGAGGCCATTCTCGACGCCAATCTGGGCACGCTGATGGCCGACGGACACCGGTTCACGAACCCGGCGCTGATTCGCACCGGTTGGGTGCTCCAGATCCCGACCGCCGTGGCCGCTGTGACGCCGGCGGTCGACCCTGTCGACGAGACGATCCACCCCGATGCCGTCGTCGAGCGCACCGACACCACCGATCCCGCCGAGTCGGCCGACGCAACACCCTTGCCGCCAGAGAACGCCCCGGATTCGTACGTGGTGGTCGAGGGCGACACGCTCTCGTCCGTTGCGGATGAGTTCCTGGGCGACGACGACGAGTGGCCGCTGCTCTTCGACGCCAACGACGGCACCACCATGTCTGATGGCCGCGTCTTCGATGATCCGAATCTGCTGCTTCCCGGCTGGGAGCTCGACGTGCCGATGGCCGACGGCGACCGGCCGGGCGACGAGATCGACGCGGACGCCGAATCGAACACCGACGCCGCGGTGAACGACGGGACCGAGCTCGTGCCGGACAGCCTTCCGGACGATGGCGATGCTGCGTCGGACGACGCGCTCGACGACGTCGACATCGTGACCGACTCCGAGCCTGAGTCGCCGCCCTCGACCGAGAACACGACGACCGTCGACGAGGCTGGCACGCCCGACGACACAGCACCGGCGACCGACACCGCGACTCCGGCCGACGACACCACTCCCCACGACGCCACGACGACTCCGGTCGGCGAGCACACGGCTCCCGACGCGACCAGCGGGACCGCGCCGGCGAGTTCCACGACGACAAGCACGACGACGACCACAACCACGACCCCGCCAGCGAGCACGGACTCGGCAGGCGGCGCCGCGGACCAGCGTCGCCCCGAACCGAGCCCGCAGGCGCCGTCGCCGATCCGACTCGAACACGGCGCACTTCTCGCCGCCGGCATCCTTGCCCTGGTCGGCGTCCGTCGTGCACGGGTCCTGCGTGCGGCGACGCCACGCGCCCGCGTGCCGGTGCCGTCGCCCGACGTGACCGCAACCGAGCGCAAGCTGCGCACCATCGAGCCGGGTGAAGGGGCGGCACGGCTCGACATCGCACTCCGCGCCGCAGCACACGAGCTTGCTGAGACCGGCGCACAGATCGGCGTCGTCCGGTTGTCGCCCGACGGTCACATCGCCCTCCGCCTCACTCGCCCCGGTCGACTCGACGCACCGTGGGTCGGGATGGGGCAGGACTGGGAACTGCCCGCAGCGATCCCGATCGAGCTGCTCGCCGAAGCGGCTCGCCGAGCCGGCACGCCGTGTGTTGCGCTCGCCCAGATCGGCGTCGACGCGCTCGGGCGCAGCGTGCTGCTCGACCTCGAAGCGGCAGGCATCACCGCCATCGAGGCCCGTCGAGACCAGGCCGACGAAGTGATCCGAGCCGTCGCGATGGCGGTCGCCTCGTCGCTGCATTCCGAAGTGGCCCACCTCGTCACGGTTTCGATGAACACCGAGTGTCTGCTCGACCACCAGAACGCGCATCGGCGCCAGAGTGTTCGCGCCGCCATCGACCTGGCGCTGGCGCTCACCGGTTCGACGGCGACCAACGAACGATCGACCTTCGACCTCCGCGCCCTGCGAACGAGCGGCGAAGCGTGGGAGCCCGCTGTCGTCTTCCTCGATACCGACGACGACGCGTTCGCTCGACTCGACAGCGAAGCGTTGCCGCAGCCCGGACACGGCCTCGCGATCACCTGCGCCGCCCCGCACGGTGCCGACGGTCGAGCAGGTGCCCGCATCGTCGCCCATGCGGACCGGTGGGAACTTCATGCCTTCGACGAACTGTCCGAGATCGCGCCGATCGGTCTCACCACCGAGGGACTCGACGACGTGACCGCCCTTCTCGCCGACGCAGCGGCACCCACCGAGCTGCCAGAACCCGCCTTCACCGAGGCAGCCGATCCGGTCGACGAACCCTTCGAGGCCGTTCCTCACGACATCGTCGTCGGCCTCATGCGAGGCGTCGAGATTCGGAGTGCCAACGGCGAGCTCGGCGTGTTCGAACGCTCCAAGACCGTGGAGCTGATCGCGTGGCTGGCGACGCACCGCGATCGCGCCACCCGCTCGGCTGCGCGAACCGCGCTGTGGGAGCTCGACGTGCGCGACGCCACCTTCGCCAATGTCGTTTCCGAAGCCCGTCGAGCGCTCGGTCGCCTCGTGCCGACCCCCGACGGCGAGGAGTGGCTGGCCCGGACGCTCAACGAATCGCTCCCGCTCCACCCGCGGGTCGTGACCGACGCTGACCTGGTCGAGCAGCGACTCGAGCATGCCCGCCTCTCGGCCCCCGCACACGCGATCGATGTCTTGCGTCCCGCTGTGGAAATGATCCGCGACATGCCCTTCGCCGGAACGAGCTACCTCTGGCCCGACGCCGACGGCATCACGTCGAATCTCGTCCTGCTCGCGACCACGGTCACCGCCGAACTCGCCGCCCACGCGCTGTCGATCGGCGACACCGAGACCGTCTTCTGGGCGACCGGCCACGGTCTGCGCGTCCTTCCCGGCCACGAGGAACTGATCGCACTACGCATGCGGGCGCGTGCACGCACCGGCGACCTCGCCGGCGTACGTCAGGAATGGGAGAGCTACGAGCGGGTCATCGTCGCCGACGCCTGGTCGGACGGCGAACCCGCACCGAAGCTGCTCGAACTGCGCCGCGAACTCCTCGCACCCAAGCCCTGA
- a CDS encoding TetR/AcrR family transcriptional regulator gives MVSEKSPVESAPSRRGRPADGEQEERRQRVLDAAFAELIERGADKVTMLAIARRAGASKETLYSWFGNREGLFRAMIIENADATSEGVRRALGGDSDPQHTLAAFGRGLLGLLTDERSVALNRASMVNLALAADLLEHGRHRVGPIVEEYLAGLDGSGGMRVPDPAAAFTTFYGLLIRDTQIRVLLGEPAPTAEQIGARADEAARQFVELIRSGA, from the coding sequence GTGGTTTCCGAGAAGTCGCCGGTCGAGTCGGCACCGTCACGCCGCGGCCGACCCGCCGACGGCGAGCAGGAGGAGCGCCGTCAGCGGGTGCTCGACGCGGCGTTCGCCGAGCTGATCGAACGCGGCGCCGACAAGGTCACGATGCTCGCCATCGCCCGCCGAGCCGGAGCTTCGAAGGAGACGCTGTACTCGTGGTTCGGCAATCGCGAAGGCCTGTTCCGGGCGATGATCATCGAGAACGCCGACGCCACATCGGAGGGGGTGCGCCGAGCGTTGGGCGGCGACAGTGATCCGCAACACACGCTGGCCGCGTTCGGTCGCGGACTGCTCGGCCTGCTGACCGACGAGCGGTCGGTCGCGCTCAACCGGGCATCGATGGTCAATCTCGCGCTCGCGGCCGATCTCCTGGAGCACGGCCGGCACCGGGTGGGCCCGATCGTGGAGGAGTACCTCGCCGGTCTCGACGGGAGCGGCGGCATGCGGGTGCCCGATCCGGCGGCGGCGTTCACCACGTTCTACGGGCTGCTGATCCGTGACACGCAGATCCGTGTGCTGTTGGGGGAGCCGGCTCCCACCGCCGAGCAGATCGGTGCGCGGGCCGACGAGGCGGCGCGTCAGTTCGTGGAGCTGATCAGGTCGGGCGCTTGA
- a CDS encoding alpha-ketoglutarate-dependent dioxygenase AlkB, producing MFRQASLFGAAEPDFDPTFAEASRSALGGTSWIEYVPGWLTGSDSLFDDLMEQLDFGQRTGIPMYDRLVDEPRLTAWWHEEDGGPIAHPILDDMRVALEAEHQRHFDSIGFNLYRDQNDSVAWHADRHRHHVTDPVIAILSVGESRPFQMRRNEGGASLTWGLGQGDLFVMGGGCQHEWQHAVPKRRRHAGPRLSITFRHDARR from the coding sequence GTGTTCCGTCAAGCATCCCTCTTCGGCGCCGCCGAGCCCGACTTCGATCCGACCTTCGCCGAGGCGTCGCGCAGCGCGCTCGGCGGGACGTCGTGGATCGAGTACGTGCCCGGCTGGCTGACCGGTTCCGATTCGCTGTTCGACGATCTCATGGAGCAGCTCGATTTCGGTCAGCGCACCGGCATCCCGATGTACGACCGCCTGGTCGACGAGCCGCGCCTCACGGCGTGGTGGCACGAGGAAGACGGCGGCCCGATCGCGCATCCGATCCTCGACGACATGCGGGTGGCGTTGGAGGCCGAGCATCAGCGGCACTTCGACTCGATCGGCTTCAACCTGTACCGCGATCAGAACGACTCGGTGGCCTGGCATGCCGATCGGCATCGCCATCACGTGACCGATCCGGTCATCGCGATCCTCAGTGTCGGCGAGAGCCGCCCGTTTCAGATGCGTCGCAACGAAGGTGGCGCATCGCTCACATGGGGGCTCGGCCAAGGCGACCTGTTCGTGATGGGAGGCGGGTGTCAGCACGAGTGGCAGCACGCCGTGCCGAAGCGTCGGCGTCATGCCGGGCCGCGCCTGTCGATCACGTTTCGCCACGACGCTCGCCGCTGA